The nucleotide window CTTTCCCAggaatttttactttttctgaACAAGGGGAAGGCATAACTGTAGACCTTTATCCAAGTCATGTACTGTTTTTGTTATTAAACGGTATGTATGTCTTCATTGTAGAATAATTGGATCTCTCTTATCTTCCCATCTGATTATCACAGACCTGGAACAACCATTTGGAGACATGAGACCAAAGCACTACAACAATGAACTCCTCTTACTTGCCAGTGACATAGCTTCTAGATTATTGCCAGCTTTTGAAAATACTGCTACAGGGATACCTTTTCCTAGAGTAAGATAACTGAGAAATACCAAATTGTAGAGTGAATTTGATCACTAGAGGTGCAAAATTGACACTTGATTTGATCCACAGGAAATTTTCCCGATGAGTGGTATACCGACTTAAATGGGGGTTGGAGGCAGGTTCAATTCCTAGTTATTATACAGTGTTAAACTCAATTCAATTGTGAGCCAGTGGCAGTAATGGGTGTGTGGTTAAATTTTGCCAGGCTGAGCCCTGTTCAAAATCTGCCAGTCCTGATTTTCAGTTTTTGATGTTCATTATTTTACACAAATGAATTTATGGGGGAATTAATTTTCAGGGTTTTGCAAGATGAGTGTAAGTCTAAAAAGAATATtcagtttgtttattttacagaaAGTGAACTTAAAGCAATTTTCTTTTTGGGGTATAGGGATTCAATTCATGTTCAAATGGGAGATTTTTTGTTACAGCATCCTGGTACAATTATTACTAATATTCAACTCTTTTTGGTCCCAATTTGGATTAaaatcattgttttctttagaggaggagggggggtggggtgttgtATTAACGAACCTTCACCATTGATATTTTGTTCTCTGCCGTAATGCAGAAGGTCCGTGCGTCAGTCCGTCACACACAACTCCTCGgaaaccgctcaatggattttattttcaaattttgtaggattatTAGTCACCATATATTGTTGATCATATTGCACctccattttgattcgacaaattttacaggagatGGGACTTTgttaaatttgtacatgctacaatATAGGAATACTTTGTAGACACAACTCCTCAGACATCACtgtacggattttgttcaaattttgtcgGATTGTTTAATGTTAGTCACGATATTGTACCGCGATTTTGATTCTACACATACAGGAGTTATGGATTTTTTgcgcttcaacttttttttgcGGTGGCGGGGAACATATGGCTACGCGTAACAATCTTGTGTAGAATCTATCAATCACCATGATGTAGTTGGCAGCCCAGATTAGTTAGTTcgaaattccaaaaccttactGCCAATTTACATAACATTACTTATTGTATAGATGTTTGGAGTGTTATGTCCCTTTTAGAATCTGTCACTCatgtgaaaggcgaagataatgaacagtgatcaatctcataactcctatatatgTACAGACATCTCCAGCTttaggtgaaataccacaaattcagaccaGTGATAGGCACTCTGCACCATCGGATACCCatggctgatctcgtcttctactcattACGTGATGAGTAGAAGACTCGGGAGCCATATAGCATCAAAGGTTCTTTGTGCTTTTATGAATTGGGATCTCGGTTTCTAAGATTTCATTGTAAAGTCAAAAGATCCACTACTTTCACTTCTACTGCCAAGTACTTGGCGTAGGATAGTCAATACCTTTTTTAACACCTTGGGTCTGGTAATGCCAGGATTTGAACACAGGACCTTTTAACACGAAGTGAGCACACTATACTTACTGAATTACTGTGAGTGGAGAAATCATATAGAAAAAGAATTTTTGGAtcatcttttgaaatattcCAATGACAAGAAAGTATGACAGAGGAAAGGTGGTATGTAAATATAAGACCTAGTACAGAACCATGAGACAACCCAATAGTAATAACATACTCATGAAGGTGAGTTTCTTTCCATCTTCCTGTTGTGCAAGAAAGACTCAACTGATTAAAAAGGAATTTGACATTATATGAATACTTCAACTTATGCaagaaaacatatttcaagagtaacacaacacacataatccatgatcacacacacacacccaacaAAGTTTAGAGGCATATACATTTACTGCAATCACAATTTCCAGCTTCGATCTTGAATCACTATGCCTATTAAGTTCACAAACTGTAAGAAATTTTGATggacaaaatgaaaatttgctATATGTACAATTTATAGGTAAAACTAGATGAAGGTGTGCCTGAGAACTGTTTAAATGAAACCTGTACTTCTGGGGCTGGATCACTGGTGCTAGAATTCGGTGTTCTATCTCGTCTGACTGGGGATCCAATTTATGAGTCCTATGCAAGAAGAGCTGTCAAGCGGCTGTGGGAGTATCGCTCCAACATTACAGGCTTATTAGGTCTGTGCACTACTGTCATAAATACAGTGTTATTTTAACATCAATAAAATACCTTTACTGATTTGGAAATGTGCACTATATAGCTTCTCTTTTTTCATTAGGAAATGTGATAAATATCCAGACTGGGCAGTGGATGGGGCAAATGAGTGGTCTAGGGGCAGGACTGGACTCTTTCTACGAATATTTACTGAAGGTCAGTTCTTAATGGACCATCACATGTATAAACATCACTATTCTTATTAATTATGGAAGGTTTGAAGTTTCTTGCATGTTATACACATTGATGTTAGCAGTATTGAAATGATGTACACTGCACCACATGACTGttgttcatgaggaaatggccaatattacaattacaatattacaaagatatcaaaggcaaaaccattggaaatacaaatatatttacctCCTAACAGTGAGGGTCAGGTGTCTTTTTACATTGTTACCAAACAAGGTAATAATGATACATGAAGTGCCACAGATCATATGTTATGTGATTTCAAGTATCAACTGTTTATTTACAGACATATATTCTCTTTGGTGAAAATGAAGATTACAAAatgtttaaagaaatatatgactccgtcaaatttcatatgagaaGAGGGTAAGTTTGATGTGGAATGgtgtatttaacatttacaatcCAAGACAAAAGTAACAATTAAGACTCAGTACTTGAAGTTGGTATAGTGATGCATGACAATTAATACGAGACATTTTCTGCATTAGTTCCAATTCCTATTGATAGAATCTCTGTCTTCTATGTGTAAAATCTCTGTCTTCTACGTGTAAAATCTCTGTCTTCTACAATGTAAAATCTCTGTCTTCTACAATGTAAAATCTCTGTCTTCTATGTGTATAATCTCTGTCTTTTACATGTAGGAGGCTAAAGTGTAACAAAGGTGATGGAAACCCTCCAATATTTgtcaatgtaaatatgaaaactGGTGACACAATAAATCAGTGGATTGATTCACTGCAGGCAGCATGGACTGGAGTGCAGGTCTGTACACATAGTATAcaccatgtacatatatttcaaagtaaAATCTCTAAGATTTTGTACATTGTTGTTTCAATTATTTGCAGTATTTcttgaagaaataaatgactATGTAAATAGCTAGTTGATCAGTATTAAGTACTAGTCATTTAAACTGATTTTCACAGTTTCACTGTTTTCACTGGTATGATTAAAGACTTTACATTGAACAGGTGTTAAATGGTGACATTGATGAGGCCATATGTTCTCATGCTCTCTACTATTCTATATGGAAGAAGTATGGTGTTCTGCCGGAGAGATATAATTGGTATCTTCGAGTTCCAGAAGTGACCTTTTACCCTCTCCGACCTGAGCTGATAGAGTCTACATACTTTTTGTATCAAGCGACGAAAAACCCATTCTACCTCCACGTAGGACGAGATATTCTGAACAACTTAAACAACTATACTCGAGCGGAGTATGTTTCATCGTGTCAGTTTTAATTGTAGAATTGATAGTACTGTATCATGATTCAGTGAATGCCCAAAGGCATGTGATATTTCTGATCAAATTGGCATTTATCATCAATACATTCTAGACTAAGTGTCTTGAATGAACACTGTTTGTGAGAGCCTTAGGCTTAAGTTAGTTTTTATTTACTTATCCATTATtgtcaagttttcaaagtatgGACTCCAGAACCATGAGTTATTTCTGACACAAgccacatactgatattgtctgCATGTAATGGTAGTATTCAGACATGGCATGTAATGCCTGCATATTAAAGGTATTGAAGTTCAGTCATTGAAGAGTCACATCCTTATGGGGATTTTAAGACAGAATAGAATGGGGACTCTAAAATTCTTTTTATAATTGCTTGGCCAGAACCTTCAAAACTTTTGAGTGTTTGATTATGTAGTGTAGAAGTAAACTAAGCTTTTTGAAGCAAATGCTTTACCAACAGAATTCAACTACTAAAATATGATTTATCTTTTAGCTTTCTTTTGTAGATGTGGTTATGGAACAGTGCacaatgtaaatgataaaacacTGGAGGACAGAATGGAGAGTTTCTTCCTTAGCGAGACTTGTAAATACCTGTATTTGGTAAGTGTCAGAATTTATTGATAGCAAGTGCAGTAAGCTCTTATGGTAAAACAAGTATAAAGGGAGAATTCAAAATCCAAAGTTTGGGTTACATTATTTACCCTTAATTTCTTTCGTTTTTACTtggggctgttccagaaatgatcaaatgggggggtcgggcggcaaacgatatttttttgtatgggtggtcgtattttttcatattttaattggtccgtggttggactgttaaaaaaatatttattatgggtagtgggtagtttctattgttttattttgtgccacgtgggtgttgagttttcagaatatttttattgtcgctcttgtcgtgttggttacaaaacgtcggagggaaaattgaaaacgtgctttcgaaatcggaaatcggaagtaacatagaactatttgagttgtcgctctttgcagcgcataactttccattactgcactcttcaaattagaggtgcgtttagtagggtccctttggacgtgatggcggcgaactctgttctgtagattattacagtttacagtgcatcgattttgggaatattttgaaaccaataggtattccgttttctaataaaaataggcaaaccttagttgatttatacgagggtaccgatgcgttatatttatcagtcggtgtgatggtgatatagaggcctccgggcgcaggctccattagaagacgaacgattcgtggaaaaacatatccatacccatttcatgataaaagcatcgtttggactcccaatctttccaacattcccgccatagatgcctttgattgttgatgtgacatcgtttcttcagaactactgtgatacaatgtcgcacaggcattaccgcgtcattgactagaatgtttgtcccgaaaacctcgcgagatttgtaccgttttcatttttatatttttgtggtgggtctggttagtttttttttttttattagatgggtcattgtaaaatgagtttattaatttgatgggtcatggggtaattttttttttttttttatgggtgcttggtgtatacaaaaggtgcctcccgacccccccatgtatttatttctggaatataGCCCTTACCGTATAACAGATTATTTTTGCGTATCACAGATTTTGCGAAAATACCCCAAAACactgttattttttatttgcgTAGTTCTTTGTTTGTGATTCTCCAGGTTACAAATTAATTGACACTTGACAGGTTTCAATTTTGTACAGAACAAACGTTACTGTTATGCGTGTTGTCATTCAACAAGTTAAAAGGACaccaacgcatgtttctaaactttttcattttttcagcaaaattgattcttttcatgccttaaactactttaaatgtgtttttaatgaaaCATTTTGTGTAGTTTTCCAGTTTGAAAGTGATGAAATATAAATCTtgcaatatgcatatttactttcgctattttatgtgccattatgtgtgacgtcatatgcaccctcaggtttgaaaacatctattagacATTTCATGAACAGATTAGACTTAAtggacaaaaaaccaattatcacattaatggcttgtaaataacattgcATTAAGGTTTTTGTGCCATGTAAGGATGTACTAGTTGTCGgaagaaaggatttagactgagtatttttcaaaggaaggtatgagaaaaaagacgtggataagtTTTGTTGGAGCAAAaactttacttttaaaaaatccaccCAGTCAGcttttcaaaaaccgcttggacaTAGGcccagataaactgcgagaaaatggatatattgAAGCTTAAGCACTGCTAGGCCTACAGCATATACATAATTCTGCGGGgctaaacttggtatatagtgtttatgtgtaaaacacttaaataacatcttatttagtgctgttgatactatattgacaCGAAATACATCTTTAggaagagcaggtagtccttcaccaaaattgtaaatttgatgatcccaggagtaggggttttggtatcagggggagggggggggggggggggggggggggcaaaatggtcagttattagaTGTGTGAGCAATAgacatttttagctcttctgagccaaaggctcaaagagctaatgctatggccatttgtgtggtgtgcgtaaactttttagaaaaagggctataactgaagatttgttacagggtatcattggcccaaggactttcatacatactaaatagagggatgtgaccctttaacaaggggagataatcaggaaaatacaaacaaaagtagtggttgctaaaaaatcttcttctcaagaaccactgggcagattatcaccaaacttacacataaggatgaggatatgttgtagattaaaaattgttcaaggcactaccctggggcaaagggcgtggtctcaaggtcacttcaaagttgacctaaatttatatttccttaaatctttgatattttagtcattataaggactaggatcatcaaattttgacagttgatgcatcttaggaccttttgtcaagttgtctcaaaagtaggtcacggtgacctactttttgaattttgcaggtatttattttaaaattaattttgatgcatatcttggacactttgaagcctatgatcatcaaaacttgtcagttggtggatcatgggaccttgaaattcatcaactgaaaaataggtcaccgtgacctactttctgaattttatggcttatcatttatagatatattttaagttgttatttcaaatactgagaggtttagaatcatcaaatcttgtaagttgatgcatcttgaggccttgaaacatatttataaaaaaagtaggtcacagtgacctactttttgaattttgcagatattcaaatttcacattttcaattttagatgcatattttggacactgtaaaacctaggatcatcaaactttgtcagttgatgcgtcttcagtcttcagtttgtgtcgaccaaaaagtaggtcaccctgacctacttttggtatttgacagctaaattactatatttcaaaCACTATTTGACCtgcaatcatcaaactttgtcagttgatgcatcttgagtcttcggagtgtatcgaccaaaaagtaggtcactgtgacctacttttggcatttgacagttatatttatatatttcagtcactaattgacctacaatcatcaaactttgacagttgatgcatcttgagtctacggagtgtgtcgaccaaaaagtaggtcaccttgacctacttttggaatttgacagctatatttatatatttcagatactatttgacctacagtcatcaaactttgtcagttgttgggtcttgcatgtttgaagggtgttgacgaaaaagtaggtcacctttacctacttttggaatttgacggctatatttatatatttcagatactatttgacctacagttatcaaactttgtcagttgatgggtcttgcatgttcagagttcgctgaccaaaaagtaggtcaccatgacctacgattggaatttgacagctaaatttcaatattcagatactaattggcttaaaatcatcaaactttgtcagttgatatttcttgggttctcaaaatgtgtaaaccaaaaagtaggtcacattgacctacttttttagctcacctgaatcgaaggttcaagtgagctattctgatcacattttgtccggcgtccgtccgtctgtccgtctgtctgtaaacttttcacattttcgacttcttctccagaaccactgggccaatttcaacctaacttggccaaaagcatccttgtgtgaagggctttcaagtttgttcaaatgaagggccatgtccctttcaaaggggagataatcacaaaaatgcaaaaatagggtggggtcatttaaaaatcttcttctcaagaaccactgggtcagaagagctgaaatttacctgaaagcttcctgacatattgcagattcaagtttgttcaaatcatggcccccggtggtaggatggggccccaaggggggatcaaagttttacatacaaatatataggaaaaatctttaaaaatcttcttctcaagaaccactgagccagaaaagctgatttttacatgaaaactttctgacatagtgaagattcaagtttgttcaaatcatggcccccggggataagatggggccccaaggggtggatcaaagttttacacacaaatatatagggaaaaactttaaaaatcttcttctcaagaaccactaagccagaaaagctgagatatacatgaaagcttcctgacataatgcagattcaagtttgttcaaatcatgggctctgggggttggatggggccacaataggggatcaaagttttacatacaaatatataggaaaaatctttaaaaatcttcttctcaagaaccactgagtcagaaaagctgatttttacatgaaaactttctgacatagtgcagattcaagtttgttcaaatcatggcccccggggataggatggggccccaaggggggatcaaagttttacacacaaatatatagggaaaaactttttcTCAATatccactgagtcagaaaagctgatatttacatgaaaactttctgacatagtgcagattcaagtttgttcaaatcatggcccccgggggtaagatggggccccaaggggggatcaaagttttacacacaaatatatagggaaaaactttaaaaatcttcttctcaagaaccactaagccagaaaagctgagatttacatgaaagcttcctgacataatgcagattcaagtttgttcaaatcatgggccccgggggttggatggggccacaataggagatcaaagttttacacacaaatatatagggaaaaactttaaaaatcttcttctcaagaaccactgagccagaaaagctgagatttacatgaaagcttcctgacataatgcagattcaagtttgttcaaatcatgggctccgggggttggatggggccacaataggggatcaaagttttacatacaaatatataggaaaaatctttaaaaatcttcttctcaagaaccactgagtcagaaaagctgatttttacatgaaaactttctgacatagtgaagattcaagtttgttcaaatcatggcccccggggataggatggggtcccaaggggggatcaaagttttgcacacaaatatataggggaaaactttaaaaatcttcttctcaagaaccactaagccagaaaagctgagatttacatgaaagcttcctgacataatgcagatttaagtttgttctaatcatggcccccaggggttggatggggccacaataggggatcaaagttttacatacaaatatataggaaaaatctttaaaaatcttcttctcaagaaccactgagccaaaaaagctgatttttacatgaaaactttctgacatagtgcagattcaagtttgttcaaatcatggcccccggggataggatgggaccccaaggggggatcaaagttatacacacaaatatgtagggaaaaactttaaaaatcttcttctcaagaaccactaagccagaaaagctgagatttacatgaaagcttcctgacataatgcagattcaagtttgttcaaatcatgggccccgggggttggatggggccacaataggggatcaaagttttacatacaaatatataggaaacatcttcttctcaagaaccactgagtcagaaaagctgatttttacatgaaaactttctgacatagtgaagattcaagtttgttcaaatcatggcccccggggataggatggggccccaaggggggatcaaagttttacacacaaatatatagggaaaaactttaaaaatcttcttctcaagaaccactgagtcagaaaagctgatttttacatgaaagcttcctgacatagtgcagattcaagtttgttcaaatcatggcccccgggggttggatggggccacaataggggatcaaagttttacatacaaatatataggaaaaatctttaaaaatcttcttctcaagaaccactgagccagaaaagctgatttttacatgaaaactttttgacatagtgcagattcaagtttgttcaaatcatggcccctgggggtaggatgaggccacaagggggatcaaagttttacatacaaatatatagttaaaatctttttctcaatatccactgagtcagaaaagctgatatttacatgaaagcttcctgacataatacagattcaagtttgttcaaatcatgggccccgggggttggatggggccacaataggagatcaaagttttacatacaaatatataggaaaaatctttaaaatcttcttctcaagaaccactgagtcagaaaagctgatttttacatgaaaactttctgacatagtgcagattcaagtttgttcaaatcatggcccccggggataggatggggccccaaggggggatcaaagttttg belongs to Ostrea edulis chromosome 7, xbOstEdul1.1, whole genome shotgun sequence and includes:
- the LOC125653320 gene encoding ER degradation-enhancing alpha-mannosidase-like protein 1; the protein is MKLVLFSIVLIFLHRLQALLYHFKGNIDPYDKIYGQFSERDRLETLESVRKIFSFGYDNYMKYAYPLDELNPIFCEGRGPDYDNPSNININDVLGDYMLTLVDTLDTLAIMGNGTEFKRAVQLVIDNLSFDKPTTVQVFEVTIRIIGSLLSSHLIITDLEQPFGDMRPKHYNNELLLLASDIASRLLPAFENTATGIPFPRVKLDEGVPENCLNETCTSGAGSLVLEFGVLSRLTGDPIYESYARRAVKRLWEYRSNITGLLGNVINIQTGQWMGQMSGLGAGLDSFYEYLLKTYILFGENEDYKMFKEIYDSVKFHMRRGRLKCNKGDGNPPIFVNVNMKTGDTINQWIDSLQAAWTGVQVLNGDIDEAICSHALYYSIWKKYGVLPERYNWYLRVPEVTFYPLRPELIESTYFLYQATKNPFYLHVGRDILNNLNNYTRAECGYGTVHNVNDKTLEDRMESFFLSETCKYLYLLFDKENHLNKAQSRYLFSTEGHVFPIDGRFRRKPWETDVVKKPSASKTVLSVVNVKKNSTFSNCETVSDEQKFFMPMKSPYYQQMKSAVGIGD